In Listeria cossartiae subsp. cossartiae, the following proteins share a genomic window:
- a CDS encoding thymidine kinase, giving the protein MAQLFFRYGSMNSGKTIEILKVAHNYEEQNKTVAIFTSGIDDRDQVGFISSRIGLKREATPIFSDTNIFEIVANINPKPNCVLLDESQFLEKEHVFQLAKIVDSLNIPVIAYGLKNDFRNELFEGSKYLLLYADKLEEMKTICWFCAKKATMVLRVDDKGKPVYTGEQIMIGGNDHYYPVCRKCHANPPIK; this is encoded by the coding sequence ATGGCACAATTATTTTTCCGTTATGGTTCCATGAATAGTGGGAAAACCATTGAAATTCTAAAAGTCGCACATAATTATGAAGAACAAAATAAAACAGTAGCTATCTTTACTTCAGGCATTGACGATAGAGACCAAGTTGGCTTCATTTCAAGTCGAATTGGACTGAAACGAGAAGCAACCCCCATTTTTAGCGACACGAATATTTTTGAAATCGTAGCAAATATTAATCCGAAACCAAATTGTGTTCTTTTAGACGAATCACAATTTCTAGAAAAAGAACATGTATTTCAGTTAGCGAAAATTGTCGATAGTTTAAATATCCCGGTAATTGCTTACGGACTAAAAAATGATTTTCGAAATGAATTATTTGAAGGCTCGAAATACTTGCTGCTATACGCGGATAAATTAGAAGAAATGAAAACAATTTGCTGGTTCTGTGCCAAAAAAGCGACGATGGTTTTGCGCGTTGATGACAAAGGTAAACCAGTTTATACCGGCGAACAAATTATGATTGGCGGAAATGACCACTATTACCCAGTGTGCCGCAAATGCCATGCCAATCCACCAATAAAATAA
- the thrC gene encoding threonine synthase: MYKGLLEKYKEYLPVTDKTPMISLAEGNTPLIPLPNLSKELGVTLYGKYEGLNPTGSFKDRGMVMAVAKAKEEGAEAVICASTGNTSAAAAAYATRAGLKAYIVIPEGKVALGKLAQAVMYGADIISIQGNFDEALKSVRELAETEAVTLVNSVNPYRLEGQKTAAFEICEQLGSAPDVLAIPVGNAGNISAYWKGFKEWNEAKASGLPRMHGFEAEGAAAIVQGKPIDNPETIATAIRIGNPASWGLAEAARDESGGYIHSVTDDEIVNAYKKIAAQDGVFIEPGSAASLAGVIQHVANGTIKQGETVVCVFTGNGLKDPDTAMSVHEIPISHVDDIEAMRTHLRSGVNA, encoded by the coding sequence ATGTATAAAGGTTTACTAGAAAAATATAAAGAATATCTACCAGTAACTGATAAAACGCCAATGATCTCACTTGCGGAAGGAAATACACCACTTATTCCATTACCAAATTTGTCCAAAGAACTCGGTGTTACTTTATACGGAAAATACGAAGGCTTAAATCCAACTGGTTCTTTTAAAGATCGTGGAATGGTTATGGCTGTTGCTAAAGCGAAAGAAGAAGGTGCCGAAGCGGTTATTTGTGCATCCACTGGGAATACTTCCGCAGCCGCGGCCGCATACGCAACACGTGCCGGATTGAAAGCTTACATCGTTATTCCAGAAGGCAAAGTCGCTCTTGGTAAATTAGCGCAAGCGGTTATGTATGGCGCTGATATTATCTCGATTCAAGGTAATTTTGACGAAGCATTAAAATCGGTTCGTGAACTTGCTGAAACTGAAGCTGTAACACTTGTAAACTCTGTGAATCCATACCGTTTAGAAGGGCAAAAAACTGCTGCGTTCGAAATCTGTGAGCAATTAGGTTCCGCGCCAGACGTTCTTGCAATTCCAGTCGGTAATGCCGGAAATATTTCTGCATACTGGAAAGGTTTTAAAGAATGGAATGAGGCTAAAGCTTCTGGACTGCCGCGGATGCACGGTTTTGAAGCAGAAGGAGCCGCTGCGATTGTTCAAGGAAAACCAATTGATAATCCGGAAACAATTGCAACAGCGATTCGTATCGGAAATCCAGCTAGTTGGGGGCTTGCAGAAGCAGCTCGCGATGAATCTGGTGGTTACATTCATTCTGTAACAGACGACGAAATTGTGAATGCTTATAAAAAAATCGCCGCACAAGATGGTGTCTTCATCGAGCCGGGTTCTGCCGCATCTTTAGCTGGTGTCATCCAACATGTAGCAAACGGAACAATCAAACAAGGTGAAACGGTCGTTTGCGTATTCACTGGAAACGGCTTAAAAGATCCAGATACTGCGATGAGCGTGCATGAAATTCCAATTTCCCATGTAGATGATATTGAAGCAATGCGCACACATTTACGTTCAGGAGTGAATGCTTAA
- the gtcA gene encoding cell wall teichoic acid glycosylation protein GtcA, translating into MSKIRQLLNKIPWYTDQVHSIFMYLIMGGFTTLINIVTFWLCTYVLNWDYRIANTIAFIASVLFAYFSNKKFVFDSYTPTWKDRLREASSFFGFRCLTYIIDILVMILLISVLSVDELWAKIWTNIIVLVLNYVFSKWIIFKVKK; encoded by the coding sequence ATGAGTAAAATAAGACAATTATTAAATAAAATTCCGTGGTATACAGATCAGGTGCACAGTATTTTCATGTATCTAATTATGGGTGGATTCACTACTCTTATTAATATTGTGACATTTTGGCTGTGTACATATGTGTTGAACTGGGATTACCGTATTGCAAACACCATTGCTTTTATCGCATCAGTTCTTTTCGCTTACTTTTCTAATAAGAAATTTGTGTTTGATAGTTATACACCTACTTGGAAAGATCGCCTTCGTGAAGCGAGTTCTTTCTTTGGATTCCGCTGTTTAACCTATATAATAGATATTTTAGTTATGATTCTATTAATTAGCGTTCTATCCGTAGATGAATTATGGGCGAAAATCTGGACAAACATTATCGTACTTGTACTGAACTATGTGTTTAGTAAATGGATAATCTTCAAAGTAAAAAAATAA
- the thrB gene encoding homoserine kinase codes for MRIRVPATTANLGPGFDSCGLALTLYLTLDICEETESWYIEHNIGGGIPHDETNVIIETALNLAPNLTPHHLVMTCDIPPARGLGSSSAAVVAGIELANTLAELHLSKEEKVRIAAEIEGHPDNVAPAVLGNWVVGAKLEGEDFYVRHLFPDCALIAFIPKTELLTSESRGVLPDTLPFKEAVQASSIANVMIAAILRNDMTLAGEMMERDLWHEKYRSKLVPHLTQIRDIAKSEGAYAACLSGAGPTVLVFAPRDVANTLQTSLQTLEIDADVLLLDVEGSGAEVFR; via the coding sequence ATGCGTATTCGTGTCCCGGCAACAACGGCCAATCTTGGTCCTGGTTTTGATTCTTGCGGTTTAGCCTTAACGCTATATTTAACGCTCGATATTTGCGAAGAAACGGAATCTTGGTATATCGAACATAATATTGGCGGTGGGATTCCACATGACGAAACCAATGTGATTATTGAAACAGCGCTCAATTTAGCCCCTAATTTAACGCCACACCATTTAGTGATGACGTGTGATATTCCACCAGCTCGCGGACTTGGCAGTAGCTCTGCCGCAGTTGTTGCGGGAATTGAATTAGCTAATACACTTGCAGAACTCCATCTTTCCAAAGAAGAAAAAGTTCGTATTGCCGCTGAAATAGAAGGTCATCCGGATAATGTAGCGCCTGCTGTCCTAGGAAACTGGGTCGTAGGAGCAAAATTAGAAGGGGAAGATTTTTATGTGCGCCACCTTTTCCCAGATTGTGCTTTAATTGCTTTTATCCCAAAAACCGAACTACTTACTTCGGAAAGTCGCGGTGTGCTTCCTGATACGCTTCCGTTCAAAGAAGCAGTCCAAGCAAGCAGCATTGCCAACGTGATGATTGCAGCCATTTTGCGCAATGATATGACACTAGCCGGCGAAATGATGGAACGTGATTTATGGCATGAAAAATATCGCAGCAAATTAGTTCCACATTTAACCCAAATTCGCGACATTGCCAAAAGTGAGGGTGCTTACGCCGCATGTCTAAGTGGCGCTGGTCCAACCGTCTTAGTATTTGCTCCACGTGATGTAGCAAATACACTACAAACATCTTTACAAACACTGGAAATCGATGCGGACGTTCTTCTTCTCGATGTCGAAGGAAGCGGCGCAGAAGTTTTTCGTTAA
- a CDS encoding type B 50S ribosomal protein L31: MKTGIHPEYRPVVFVDTSTDFKFLSGSTKSSSETIKWEDGNEYPLLRVEISSDSHPFYTGKQKHATADGRVDRFNKKYGLK, from the coding sequence ATGAAAACTGGAATTCATCCTGAGTACCGCCCAGTGGTATTTGTTGATACTAGTACTGATTTCAAATTTTTGTCAGGTTCTACTAAGAGCTCAAGCGAAACAATTAAATGGGAAGATGGCAACGAGTATCCGTTACTACGTGTCGAAATCTCTTCTGATTCGCACCCGTTCTATACTGGTAAACAAAAACATGCGACTGCAGACGGCCGTGTGGACCGCTTCAACAAAAAATACGGTCTCAAATAA
- a CDS encoding homoserine dehydrogenase encodes MEAKLQVGVLGFGTVGSGVIHILEEHQEKISQVTGYHISVKKVLVRDLEKNRRYETKGFELTTNPSDVLDDPEIAVVVEVMGSITTAREYILQALKAGKHVVTANKDLIALHGDELVAVAQANQCDLFYEASVAGGIPILRTIVNSLAADKIQKVMGIVNGTTNFMLTKMTSEKKSYEEVLAEAQALGFAESDPTNDVDGIDAARKMVIMTRLAFGMNVNLDNVETNGIRGISPEDIDVAYQLGYKIKLVGTAEETNGTVNVNVGPVLLPKAHPLAGVNYENNAVFVTGAAVGETMFYGPGAGELPTATSVVSDLITVAKNSRLGTNGNAFNSYKHETKHTPKEQVFSKYYLRLTMDDKTGTFLKLTQIFAEAGVGFDKILQQPYDDFTATVVIVTHSTSQAQLEQAIARVKNEPEMQMLAKYSVVEG; translated from the coding sequence GTGGAAGCAAAGTTACAAGTAGGTGTGTTAGGATTTGGAACGGTAGGTAGCGGTGTTATTCATATTTTAGAAGAGCATCAAGAAAAAATTAGTCAAGTAACTGGATACCATATTTCTGTAAAGAAAGTGCTAGTTCGCGACTTAGAGAAAAATCGCCGTTATGAAACAAAAGGTTTTGAACTAACCACCAATCCGTCTGATGTACTGGATGATCCAGAAATTGCTGTTGTTGTCGAGGTTATGGGCAGCATCACAACTGCGCGGGAATACATTTTGCAGGCCTTGAAAGCTGGAAAACATGTAGTAACTGCGAATAAGGATTTGATTGCGCTTCACGGCGACGAATTAGTTGCAGTTGCACAAGCTAATCAATGTGATTTGTTTTATGAAGCAAGTGTTGCGGGCGGAATTCCGATTTTACGTACTATCGTAAATAGCCTTGCAGCAGATAAAATTCAAAAAGTTATGGGTATCGTCAACGGGACGACCAATTTCATGCTAACAAAAATGACGTCAGAGAAAAAGTCATATGAAGAAGTTTTAGCAGAAGCCCAAGCACTAGGTTTTGCCGAATCCGACCCAACGAATGATGTGGACGGAATCGATGCAGCTAGAAAAATGGTTATTATGACAAGACTCGCATTTGGAATGAATGTGAATTTAGATAATGTAGAAACAAACGGTATTCGCGGGATTTCTCCTGAAGATATCGATGTAGCCTACCAATTAGGCTATAAAATTAAACTAGTAGGTACTGCCGAAGAAACGAATGGCACAGTGAATGTCAATGTTGGGCCAGTGTTATTACCAAAAGCACATCCACTTGCTGGCGTTAACTATGAGAATAATGCCGTATTTGTAACTGGTGCAGCTGTCGGAGAAACAATGTTTTACGGACCTGGTGCTGGCGAACTACCAACAGCAACAAGTGTGGTTAGTGATTTAATTACCGTTGCCAAAAACAGCCGTCTAGGCACGAATGGCAATGCGTTTAACAGCTACAAACACGAAACAAAACATACACCGAAAGAACAAGTTTTCTCCAAATACTATCTTCGCCTAACAATGGATGATAAAACAGGAACCTTCCTTAAGCTAACGCAAATTTTTGCGGAAGCTGGCGTTGGTTTTGATAAAATTTTACAACAACCGTATGATGATTTTACGGCGACCGTTGTTATCGTGACACACTCAACAAGCCAAGCGCAATTAGAACAAGCAATCGCTCGGGTGAAAAATGAGCCAGAAATGCAAATGCTCGCAAAATATTCCGTTGTGGAGGGTTAA